The sequence GTAAAAAGAGCGACCAGAACATCACTCATGTAGGAATCGTGCGAGAGGTCGCCGAGGATGGCACGGTGAGATTCTTTCACAACAGTGCAGGAATCAATCAAGAGAGCTTCATGAATCTCCGCCTTCCCAACCTTCACAAATTAGGAGAAAAAGAGGTCAACAGTTACATTATTCGTTGCCCAAAAAACGCCAATCCCCTCTCCTGCCTCACCTCCACTCGCTTCATCGGTTATGGGAAAATCCCCCTAGGAACCACTCTAGGCTCCAAATAGCCCCCAAGGTGCTCCCAATAGAAAATTTATCAATCTTTGAGTAATATTGGCTACACCATTTCCCCATTAACAAGGAAAAGCGATGTTTAGCTACGAAAACCTAAGGGAATATTTCTTCAAACTCGACCCTGAGCACGCCCACGCCATCATTGAGACACTCTTTAAGCTGGGTGGGGCTTGGCCAATGAGCCTAGAGCCTATCGCCAAGAGGGCTTGCGTCATCGATCCAGCCCTCTCTCAGGAGATTGAAGGACTCACCTTTTATAACCCCGTCGGTCTTGGCGCGGGATTTGATAAAAATGCCACCATGATTCGCGCTCTCACCGCCCTTGGCTTTGGGCATCTAGAGCTTGGCACCATCACGCCCAAGCCTCAAAGTGGAAATCCCAAGCCTCGACTCTTTCGCCATGTCAAAGAGGAATCGATTCAAAATGCCATGGGCTTTAACAACGATGGAGCGCTCGAGGTCGCTAAACGCCTTAAAAAGCTCTATCCCTATGCGATTCCTTTGGGAATGAACATCGGTAAAAATAAGCTCACCCCTCAAGAAGAGGCGCTCAAGGATTACGAGATAGGGCTCAAAGAGTTCAGCGATATCGCCGACTATATTGCTATCAACATCTCTTCTCCCAACACGCCCAACCTGAGAGATTTGCAAAATGAGGCATTCATCCATGATCTCTTCACTCTTGCTACGGAGATCACCTCTAAGCCCCTCTTCCTCAAAATTGCGCCTGATATGAAGCCCCAGGAGGCAATCAAGCTCTGTTCTAGAGCGATTGAGAGCGGCGCTAAGGGGATCATCGCCACCAACACCACCATCGACTACTCTGTAGTGGAACACCCCAAAGAGGTTGGAGGAAT comes from Wolinella succinogenes DSM 1740 and encodes:
- a CDS encoding quinone-dependent dihydroorotate dehydrogenase; its protein translation is MFSYENLREYFFKLDPEHAHAIIETLFKLGGAWPMSLEPIAKRACVIDPALSQEIEGLTFYNPVGLGAGFDKNATMIRALTALGFGHLELGTITPKPQSGNPKPRLFRHVKEESIQNAMGFNNDGALEVAKRLKKLYPYAIPLGMNIGKNKLTPQEEALKDYEIGLKEFSDIADYIAINISSPNTPNLRDLQNEAFIHDLFTLATEITSKPLFLKIAPDMKPQEAIKLCSRAIESGAKGIIATNTTIDYSVVEHPKEVGGISGKALQEKSYALFKELGKAFYGKTTLISVGGIDSGREAYRRIKAGASLVQIYSAMIFKGPFICQKINEELLECLKEEGYSHLTQAIGSDLNA